Part of the Benincasa hispida cultivar B227 chromosome 11, ASM972705v1, whole genome shotgun sequence genome, tagaccaaattaccgttgtgcccctgtagttatatctaactccttaagtacaactgatccctctaatgaacaatagatcatagtcccactatgactaaatcactctctggccaagagagagtgtggcgctacattgttcaagacctggaatcagcccttaagagagcaatttatctacttacccctgcttatGGGGAAtgggtgaattccatctcatgtagctgagttcccagctctccaatcagacaaatccccaaaatggtaggcttgttgagtcggcgatctggccactctcacccatacaaatcaaagaaatgcccttataggcaggagttcacaactcattcaggattaaggtcatgttacctatggtcatcctagtgaaatgaaagtttctattatgaacgacattatataacgagactaaacattttgtggtccggtcttatacaaactcctctgtatagaatatcccggctcgcatgtctaatacatgaatgattaaaatcagatcatttgtaacactttacaacatttgtaacatctacaaagcaggccaaactcgtagtgtcaccaagataaggtacccaaccttatccatatactataaaccatttaggttatcacttaaacatgatccacctgtatgtcttcatatacgtgtttaagttacaatgataaccgtggatgttagtttattggtttgtggttaatgcaactaaaatatcatatatttcatagacaaagtgatcaaatattattaatcacataaatatTTGGTCATACAAggtttaaaaaatatagaaccctataagatttagggcatcaaccccaacaagtaCTGCTTCAGAGATTTTCCGTTTTGATTTAGAAGATATGGAGGAAGATGATACCCAAAGTGTggatacaaggtttacaaactatagaaccctacgagatttagggcatcaactccaacaagtACTACTTCAGAggtttttcattttgatttagaAGATATGGAGGAAGATGATACCCAAAGTGTGGATACACAAGTTGATATTTACTTATTGGAGCCTCATACTAAACACATGGAGAACTTTGATATCCTAGATTTGTGGAAAGGAAACTCTTCTAGATATAAGGTTCTGAGTAAAGTTGCACAAGATCTTTTAGCAATTCGGTGACCACAATTGCTTCTGAGGCTGCATTCAATACTAGTGGAAGAGTAATTAATCCTTTTTGTTCCACATTAGCTCCAACTACAATTGAGGCACTTGTATGTACACAAAGTTGGTTACGTTCAAAAGCAATTAGCATTGACCTTCTAAGATATATTTAGAGGATATTGTAATTGTTGAAGAAGGTTTGTATCTTTAAACATTCTTTCTAGactttaatatattatttatatgattatTATGTTAAcgagtttattattttttttaagacttCAAAGCAGGTTTATAGGGAAAAAATAAGGAGAAGAACGAGAAAGAGAAGaataggaagaagaaggtgGCTTGAACACATTTTCTTTTACGTGACTTAAAACTTTGAAGGTGGTCGTTTGGAATGGACTTTGGAACTTTAATGTTATTGTTATTTGTTTGTCAAACAAAAGCTTTTATGTTTGTAGTACTTATTGATAGCACCTAAAATGtgctatttttctctttttaattctaggtcgttactatgtttaatgtgtttatttactgattttgtaggtattaaGTATCTTGGAGGTAAAATTTATCGTTACGAGTTGTTTGAGGTTAATTTGGAGTAATTagaagctaatttgagcaatcGAACTTCAAAAATACATGAAAGGACGAAAATGCACTTGGAttaagcgttgcaatgctacatggCAGTAGCTAACTAAGGCTGGAAAACAGATCAATGTTGAAACGTTATATGGCTAACTGAGGTTGGAAACAGAGTAGCGTTGCAATTTTacatgtagcgttgcaacactccgaTTATTGACGGACGCGCGTGAGGCCTCGCAGCATTACGAAGCTACGACCGTATATAATATTCTTTCCATTTTAGAGCAAAGAGGGATGAAAATAATCACCTCCCAATCGGCTCCTATGCTGATTTTCTCCTATTCTCACCTCTtcacttgtatttttcttcgtTTTTCTCCCCATCTCATGTAATTAATGAAGACATTGCCGAGTTCTTCTCTTGTTCatctccatgggaaggtaagacCTAGTTCTCTAGTTTAGGGATTTGGAACAATGTAAtttttgggagttttgtttgaatgtaatttctatattcttGTCTATGGGTTTCCATCCAAATCTTGTGTTTATGAATTGCATaatttcattattgattgacaaGCAATAATTTGTTGtgaaatttgaatgcttagagaTTGACttgtaatatatgatatataattatagGTTAATCTCAAAGGAAACAAAAGTTAGTTAGGCTTGCAATTCATTTCCTAAATTGAATAGTATTTCTCCTATCAACTTAGAGAGAAACCACATTGAATGTTTGATTAGACGTTGAAAGTTGAACACTCATTCTAGCGTTATCCCTATAACTTAATGCGATTTATCAATTTGTATGGAACAGATTCATTTTCTATGTATTTCGATTAATTAGATGATTAGGACCATTGatgggattccaatcaattgaGCTAGCCATAGTCAAGAAcctaaaattgcatttaaataaCTCGATGAACAAGAATTGCATTGGTCCATTCCATTTCCCTAAGCTAGAATTGCGTAGTTAATtgcatttctatcttttattttcattgcattttatttcttctattCATTTCCTATTTCAGTCCACACCAACCCTTCCTCCCTTCCCTCCCTCTCTCCTTCCCCTATCCATTTTACCACTTTAATTAGAGCTGAGCTTCGATGAGCTAATCTTCTGCGATTCCCTGTGATTCGACCCCAGACTTGCCACTTGTACTtttagttagtataagtagtttgtttggtgatttataaattttatttgactaGCAAGGGCGACGATAAACCTTGAGCTTACCAAATTGGCATCATTGCTAGGGAAGCCAATTAGTTCTTcttagttagtttttagttaaagtttattttgctttgatttgttttctttttgtgtcaGTTAAGCATGATAAGATTTCCAAATCAATATTGGACGTCTGAAAGTCGAGTTGCAGGTCTCAACAACGAGTCAAGTGGCCTTGACCGCCACATTGCCGAGTTGACTTCCTTAGTTGTTCACTTGATGGAAAtgagttcatagtaagtagagGTGTGCAGGAGTTGCCTACTCAAGGGGCATTCTACGCAAGCATGCTCGAGGTTACAGTGGATGCCAGCATCATGTGGATTCACCGAGGAGGGGTATTATGGTCATTTGGATTACAAGTGTGATCATCCTATATGGAATGAGTCTTTTGACCATGGATGCTCAAGATGGCAGCAGAGTTTAGACAACTAAGATTTTACAATACCACACCAGTCGACTCATACTCAGTCTTCAGGGACAAGTAAGTCTTTAGAGGCTTTGGTTATAGAGCTTGCTACCAGTACCTTTGAGCTTTAACAGGACATACTCCGTAGGCAGCAGAAGTTTAAGTGCTTCCAGCAGAAGAGTCTTTACCCAAAGGCAAAGGCTAGAACTGACTTGCAAAGTCTGAGCGACCTCGTTGTTCAGCTTTCAAGTTTAGTTGGGAGGCCGAACGAGTTGTTGCCAGACCTTTCCGTGGATTTTCTAGAGGTTCATAAGCATAAGGTAGTCTATGTCAACACGGTGGAAGAAGAGGAACCACTTCCTAAAGATTCGTGGCCAGGTATGACTTTGAAGTTCCTAATTTATGAACTTGCTAATAGCTCTCTTTAGTTTCAGCAGGACGTTCAAGTTCAATTGCAAAGCATGATCGACCATGTTGCCCAGTTAACAGAGGTCATGTAGAGATTGGAGGGCGTGCTATAGCAGCCCATCGTCTTTCCTTGGAGGTAGAGTTCCTTGTGGAGTGCTACTATTCGAGTGACGATGATGACATCACTCCATGCTTGCTAGTTTGTGAGGTCAATGAGGATCCCGAGCCTAAATTCGATGAGATccaggtgatagagttagaggtaAAAAGACTTCGCCTTGTTCTGACTCCTGGTATTTCGTATATATTCAAGTTTTGTTCCCCTAGTCCTCATGAGTCTGTtgagtcttttctttttttagactcTTTAAAGTCATTTGAGTCtttcaattctttctttttgcctTTTTTGCGTTATTCCGAAAAATCAAAATTCGACCTGTCTGGTTCTTTTCAAATGATGAGGAGCTTTATAGCCTTACTGGGTTATattgactcatccaagaagaaaccagaaaaataagagaatttctttgtacctTGACAGGGATAAGTCACATCGAGCAATTGATGTTAAAAATTTGTCCTTCTTAGAGGGAGCCAAGTGAAaaatttactgctttcctttattgctttctagtttaTCCTCGAATTATAGGTCTAAAAAACTAGTCAAGAAgtgtactaaaaaaaagttaaaataagaCTTATGAGGAACCCACATGGCCAACATATATAATAATGCAAAACTATATATGTGGCATAAATATCACGATGCAAGATATTTATGTTGCTTTGATTTCATGTCATTCACAAAATTGTTGTACAACTTGTTTGGGCTAACATAAAGAAATGAAACTATAtagatttagtttttgttaatTTACCATTTTAGCCATTAAATTTTAGGTATGtatttatttaatctatacattTTTGAAATATCTAGCAAGTCTTTACCtttaacaaaatatattataattataaataattgaattttcaatttcatctcAATTAGTTCCTAagacatttgattttttttaaaaaaattaattgatcttacatgcaaatttaattttatgtcaatAAAGCtcaaaactttcatttttttttccctactAGATTTGTAATTTTAAACAAGGTTAAATGGTTTGTGCACAAAATTGAAACTTAAAGACTTATTAAATGATTTcttaaatacaaaattagaaGCTTAAAGAGAAAATAGACTCGAACAAGAGAGTTCAtcactaaacttataatttaaccctTTGTAGGTAAATAGTTGTCTTATTCTTATATCAGGTTTTATATATGCTAAAATGTGATTGGACAAGAGAGTTTTAGGGTCACCAACCACTAGGACAGCATAAAAAAATGGGATCTTGGTCCATGTGTCAATGCAACAATGGTGGGGTTTTGAGATTTTCAGATTTCCCACACTCCAATCAGCCAATTAATTATTTGTTAGctaaggcaaaaaaaaaaaaaaaaaagctcttGGTGTTGTTTTCAATACAAGATAGCCATAATTAAGGAGAAAAGGAGGAATTTTTTTCCCATCCCAATCTTAAAGATCAACAGATTTTCACTATTAGAGAAAATTCTTTAGATAGAACCATCCATTTATAATTTTCCTtatcaaattagtaaaacaccATTGATACAAATATTCCAATCATGAGTTTTCTTAAACCAAAACTCAACTCTCAATTTAGATACAAATTGAAGGTTACAGCTTTAGCTTCAACAGAAATCTCAAAACCATTTGGACAAGCAATTGATCAAGTTTCTTTATTATCTTAATACTTATCATGATACAAACATAAACAAATGATAATCCAAATTCGAGAAAGGGGGAAAAAGTGGGGAATACAAATTAGAAATCATAGAGAGGAAAAAAGGGTATATGCTGAAAGAACCTTTGGTTGATTCCACAAAGAGAAACAAAAGACCCAATAATCCGAAATGGAATATCCATTAATGGAGTCTCTTCAATCCTTCCCAGATACTCTTCAATACCCACTTGACGAATTTTCTTGCGAACCCTTTCTTctatatctctctctctcttcgaTTCTCGATTGCTTGCTTTGTTACCCAACTTTGCAAATTTATCAGACAGCTAAAAATTCTTCCTTTTTCCCAAAACCCCAACTCAGACAGTGCACCTACTATATTATATGCTGGCAAATCCCTTTTCATAATGTCCTCCACTTCTCTCTCTATAAAtctctctcttcctcctccCTCTTTTTCCACTTCCGCCGCCGTAGCAACCACCACTTACTTCTATGAAGCCCCCTCTTCTTTGAGATTCCCACATTTTAGATCTTTAACTTCAAACCCCAGAAGTTTGTTTTGTGAAATTTCTCGATTTCGTTGCTTGGAGGGTTCATTGAAGAATAGGGGAACTGGGTTTCTTAGTGTTAAGGCTAATAAAATGACTATTGCTGAAGTTAGGCCtgaagatggagaagaagaTAGCCCTCCTTTGCTTGACCCTGAGACCAATTCCAAACCTCGTCGTATTGCTCTCTTTGTGGAGCCTTCTCCCTTTGCGTGAGTTTTACTATGCATAACCAACTTGTGATTTCTAGTGTTGGGTATTCTCTTGTCCTTGTGTATTTTGTGTTGCCTATCTTCTATTTGGTACTTTCTAATTTGAGTTACTGGGAATCAATACTTAGCTGATCTTATGATTTTGCTTCAACTACATCATGGCTTAATTGCATCTAAGGTTGCTTTATGCTTGATGCTTTAATGAGGTGTTAGTTTGGATCTCATTCTTGGGTGTCCTAATTAAGCCTCTTCTTGAAGGGGTTCATTCTAACTTCATTGACTCAGCTTTTAATGTGGAAAGCCACTTTGATTTTCCCCATGTATCCTTTCAACTAGTTCGCCCACTGGCTGTGCCGGGTTTTCACATGGATCCTCTGGATGAACACTTAATTTCACAACTACTTAACTGCTAGCTACTATGCTGTATTAGATGTTCAGGACTGTTTCTTTGTTGCAGTAATGTTACTTCTACCATAACAATTAGCTACATTGATCTATACTTAAATCATCGTTTCTCTATCTATGGATCTGTTTGTTTGCACAAGCAACCATTGTTATTTCATTCGACTTGTAGAACAGTCTTGAATGTCACCAAAACCTTACTTCTTCATTAGTCGTTCTTGCCCTGATATTTTGCGAAAATTTGCTACTATCGACATTTTCGTGTGTATCGTGTTAACATTTTTGAATTTTCTACTGTCGTTTTTTTCCCTTATGGCCCAAATAAATTGATGTTGAGGCTGAATACGATCGTTGGATTTTAGTCAATTGCTTGGATGCCATTAGATATTAACCCAAGTTGTTCTTTTGACAAATGCAGTTGAGTGGTCTTACTCACCGGTCAACATCTTAATGTCCCTACTGCTGAAACTTTTCTTGatggactttttttttaaatattattatcattatataAAAGACATACGTACATGGAACATAAACACATAcataaatgaatatatatatatatatatataagacatGTTGGAATAAGAGACAAAATGTTTGACATGCTAAGAAGATTAAGGCCTAGATAATGTGATTTGTGAACTGTAAGCAGATactttcttattcttctttatACCATCGATTTCATCCTGCTGGTACTTATCATTAAAATGTGAATCACTGAAAGTTATCTTCCATTGTTGGTTTCACAGATATGTGTCAGGTTACAAAAACCGCTTCCAAAACTTCATTCGCTATCTACGTGAAATGGGCGATGAGGTTCAATTTTATTCCCTTCCTACTTCTATTTTAGCTTGTTGACTGTCATTTTATTCAATCTTAAACTCTTTAATGCAACAAGCTCGAGTgtgttctatttatttatttttgcttaGTTTTaggataaaaaataaatatggaaATAAGAAAGTGTGAATATTTTGGTTATAGACAAGTTGACCTTTTCTATAAATCACTTAGGTGATGGTTGTGACAACTCATGAAGGTGTGCCCGAGGAGTTTTATGGTGCAAAATTAATTGGATCACGAAGGTAAGTTTGGTACTTCATGTCAGATCATAGTATCTAGCAACCTATGATCCTCTCTTGTCTGCTCTCATATTCACTTCATATCTCAGCTCTCTTCCTTTCATGAAATTCATAATCTCAAGCATTCAGATTGCTCAACTTATCTTTGACTATTGGCAGCTTTCCATGCCCTTGGTATCAGAAGGTGCCCCTTTCTCTAGCACTTAGTCCAAGAATAATTTCAGAAGTGGCTCGGTTTAAACCCGATATCATACATGCATCATCACCAGGGATAATGGCAAGTGACAATATCATCCCATTATATTTTGAAGTTCCTGAATTTGAGCATTATGGTTTGAAGATTTTGATTGTTGCCCAACTGTATTCTATTTCTAGGTGTTTGGAGCTCTGATTATCGCTAAACTGTTAAGTGTACCGCTAGTTATGTCTTACCATACTCATGTACCAGTGTAAGTTCTTTTCTGGGACTTTTTAACTTTTACCCTTGGACATATTGCAATCTACTATCATCAACCAATTACAAGGATTGGAGAGTTCGAGATCGTCTTGTTGTTTATTATATCCGATATTACATTACATTACCATTATCTGTTTTTTGTTATGTGTTGCAGATACATTCCAAGATATACATTTAGTTGGTTGGTTAAACCCATGTGGCTTGTTATAAGTACGTGAAAATTTATTCTTTTCCATTGTTgaactcaaaaagaaaaaaaagatttattcTATTCCATCATATTAAGGACACTACAGGATCACTATTTAGAAttcagtttttctttttagaattcCTCCACAGAGCGGCTGATCTTACCTTGGTTCCATCTGCTGCCATTGGCAAGGATCTTGAAGCTGAAAGAGTGACAGCAGGTGGTTTGAAATATTGCACAAACTAATGATagattttcatttattataatgTGGTAATTTACTCTCTCTTTGTTTGCAGCTAATAAGATTCGACTTTGGAATAAGGGTGTAGATTCTGTTAGCTTTCATCCTCGCTTCCGCTCTCATGAAATGAGATTGAGGCTTAGGTGAGATTCGCTCACATAAATAGCTTAAATCATGTAACTTAAGAGATTATCTCCTTTAAAACTATACGCTTTGTCTAACAGTGGTGGAGAGCCTGATAAACCACTGATAGTTCATGTTGGAAGACTTGGAGTCGAGAAGAGCTTGGATTTCCTCAAAAGGTATTGGTTTTGATTGTAAAAGATATGGTTGGCTTCCTTGACCTTCTCTGCCTTTTTAGAAATTATTGTTTAACACCAACTCACCATGGTCTAGAGTCTGGATGAGGTTGACGTTTGcacaatgatttagaaaaaatgGTTGCCTGAGTTTGctcaaatttcattcatttgATAATAATGAAGTTGTAAATGATTGAGCTTTGACGATAACCTTATATAGAAAAGGGAAAATCAAaacaatatattattaaataaaagtaaCGAGAGAAGTAGATGTGTAATCTTCATAGAGAAACAAGtatcaaattttgtttaaaggGAGATTTCTTTGACAGCCTTGGTTTTTGTCATTATTATGACATATTTGCTAGAGAGAAATACGAGGCCTATAATAATTTAAGGGTTGTTTGGCCAAAGAGACAGAGTTTtgacatattaaatttataacagtATGCACTGTTGAAGTTTGCACGTACCCCAAACAACTCTCCCCGAAGCACATTTCAACCCCTCGAGTAGGTCTTAGTGCCTTTTTTGGTTTCTTGAGGTTGAGTTTTTTATATGGCCTACTTTTGTATTTTGACTTTTCCATGTTCTTGGAAAATGCCTTTTTCACTAAAAAGGGAGAAAGTCTTACTGAAAGTAAATTCCACAGGAATGAACTCCCTTTCTACCTTTCAAAGTAGAAACATTAAAGACAAGACAATATAAGGAAGCACCACTATCACTCGTTGAAAGGCACTTCCTTTTGAAGAATTTGTCTCAATGTTCACAGTCAAACCATAACCTTTTGAGGATTTAGATTGTAAAACGATTCTCCTACTATAATTGGTCCTTACTTTAGATCTCTtctcaaaagaatttgcaaaagacttttttttctctttcttttaaacATAGTTTGATACTAAGAGGATGGTTCTGTAAAATAGAATAACTTATGACAAAGGCCCTTTTTgctaatcattttgtttttggaatttggctaaaaattcaaaatacttCCATAAGAAAGATGAAAGCTAAACCAAGCACACcttccaaaaaaacaaaaactaaataccaaatgattatcaaataaggCTTAAATTGTGCTTCCGCCTTTTATACTTCCATCTACCTTTGACTATGTATGATCCTCATAAAATATGTAGCTGTACCTATATtcatatcttgtaaatattgaCATTTGTTCCCACAATATGATAGGATAATGGATAGACTCCCTGAAGCACGAATTGCGATCGTTGGAGATGGACCGTACAGGTATCTGTGCTAGATTTTGAAAGGTGTAATGAGCTTATTatctaaattagttgaatgttCTTAAAGGAATACTGATAAACCTACCAGATTAGCACAGCCAATTCTTCAGCATATCTTTAACTAAATCAATATGAAAAACCAAATACTTTAGGGAACTCTTCTATTGATTATGACACCATTATTAGTGTAACTGTAACAAGTTTGTGATTACACTACTAAAGATGGAACAAGCAACTTCTCTTTTACTTTATCTATGTTGAACACTGAACAGTAACAGTTTCGTAAAATCATTGGACAGATTAGATTAATGGCTTTGTTTGTAATTGTTTGATGTGTTTTCCTTCATGGCAGGGAGGAGCTAGAAAAGCTTTTCACTGGCATGCCTGCAGTGTTTACAGGGATGTTATCAGGAGAAGAGCTATCTCAAGCTTATGCTAGTGGTGACGTTTTTGTAATGCCTTCCGAATCGGAGACGTTAGGACTCGTCGTATTGGAAGCTATGTCCTCTGGGATCCCCGTGATCGGAGCTCGTGCTGGTGGTGTTCCAGACATAATTCCTCCCGAACAAGACGGTAAAATTGGCTACCTTTACACCCCAGGAGACATCGATGACTGCTTAAGCAAGCTGAAGCCTCTGTTGGAGAATCGCGAACTGAGGGAAACAATGGGAAAAGCAGCTCGTGAGGAGATGGAGAAATACGATTGGAAAGCCGCAACTCGAACGATCCGCAACGAACAATACAATGCAGCCATATGGTTCTGGCGCAAGAAAAGAGCACAGTTTCTAAGACCATTTCAATGGCTGTTTAAACGAATTTTTCCATCCCCAGAAGTTAGTTATCAGTGAATTGCTTCATTCAAGCCTGTTCTCTACATTTCTGTATCAGCTTGGTTTCAGTAGCAGAAGAAAACATCTGTGTGATTGTTTGCTATATAATATTACATTCATTGTGTATATATTCATTAAACCTGAAGGGAAAAAAGTCACGTTCATCTTCATCGTTCATATCCTGATTATTAATGTATCATCAAGATTGTTAGTTCCATTCCATTTGTATTCAAACTGAAAAATTTACAAACAAAAGTGTTTAGGTTATGGACAATGCTTCAACTTTATTCACATAAATGTTGACAGAAACAGGCATTTTGGCCAGAAAGTAAGAAAATGGAGAGAACATGGGTTGCTTGATTTCAAAATCTCTTTTTTGGAAGAATTGATTGTTAAAATC contains:
- the LOC120091001 gene encoding sulfoquinovosyl transferase SQD2, encoding MSSTSLSINLSLPPPSFSTSAAVATTTYFYEAPSSLRFPHFRSLTSNPRSLFCEISRFRCLEGSLKNRGTGFLSVKANKMTIAEVRPEDGEEDSPPLLDPETNSKPRRIALFVEPSPFAYVSGYKNRFQNFIRYLREMGDEVMVVTTHEGVPEEFYGAKLIGSRSFPCPWYQKVPLSLALSPRIISEVARFKPDIIHASSPGIMVFGALIIAKLLSVPLVMSYHTHVPVYIPRYTFSWLVKPMWLVIKFLHRAADLTLVPSAAIGKDLEAERVTAANKIRLWNKGVDSVSFHPRFRSHEMRLRLSGGEPDKPLIVHVGRLGVEKSLDFLKRIMDRLPEARIAIVGDGPYREELEKLFTGMPAVFTGMLSGEELSQAYASGDVFVMPSESETLGLVVLEAMSSGIPVIGARAGGVPDIIPPEQDGKIGYLYTPGDIDDCLSKLKPLLENRELRETMGKAAREEMEKYDWKAATRTIRNEQYNAAIWFWRKKRAQFLRPFQWLFKRIFPSPEVSYQ